In Moorella sp. Hama-1, a single genomic region encodes these proteins:
- a CDS encoding holo-ACP synthase — protein sequence MLKSGIDIIEIERLERALARHPRFLNRVFTPAEQAYCLARRRPGASLAARFAAKEAVMKALGTGPGPCSWQDIEILREQGGRPQVILRGRARQLAREQGAGAITVSLSHCHAYAAAVALVESSFPGAFPLEGSNALATMHQNDG from the coding sequence ATGCTAAAGTCCGGGATAGACATTATCGAGATCGAGCGACTGGAAAGGGCCCTCGCCCGCCACCCCCGTTTCCTCAACCGGGTGTTTACCCCGGCCGAACAGGCCTACTGCCTGGCCCGGCGCCGGCCCGGGGCCTCCCTGGCAGCCCGCTTTGCCGCCAAAGAGGCGGTCATGAAGGCCCTGGGAACAGGGCCGGGCCCCTGTTCCTGGCAGGATATAGAGATCCTCCGGGAACAGGGTGGACGGCCGCAGGTCATCCTCCGCGGTCGCGCCCGGCAGCTGGCCCGGGAACAGGGGGCAGGGGCGATAACCGTCAGCCTCTCCCACTGCCACGCTTACGCTGCGGCAGTAGCCCTGGTAGAAAGTTCATTTCCGGGAGCCTTCCCCTTAGAGGGGTCTAACGCCCTCGCCACGATGCATCAAAATGACGGCTGA
- a CDS encoding NAD(P)H-hydrate dehydratase: MYLVTAAEMGQLDRLAASEYMIPSIVLMENAGLRVVESIRRHFQDQVAGRRVLIFCGKGNNGGDGLVVARHLLNQGAEVKVFLLARPEDLRGDARTNLEIYQKMGGKLLLLLGESHLQRADIALLYADLVVDAIFGTGFKGAALGLPAAVINMINKAHRETVAVDLPSGLEADTGRCFGPCIQATWTVTFALPKWGLVVEPGASLTGRLEVADIGIPQKLVASQHLNRLLLTPAWCRARLPRRDASGHKGLYGRVLAVGGSPGLTGAITLAATAALKAGAGLVTAAVPRGVQGILAMKTTEVMTLALPETPGGTLSRDALAPLLERVAASDVLALGPGLSRDPATVDLVKELLPRLEIPAVVDADALNALAIDTSVLEGKHGPLVLTPHPGEMARLLGTTTAKIQEDRLETAAQYARKWQVVLLLKGARTVIARPDGQVYINPTGNPGMATAGSGDVLTGIIAGLMGQGLEPGVAAALGAYLHGAAGDLAAAERGQYSLMAGDLLEFLPRALLELQ; the protein is encoded by the coding sequence ATGTACCTGGTAACGGCAGCAGAGATGGGCCAGCTGGATCGCCTGGCCGCCAGCGAATATATGATCCCCAGTATCGTCCTGATGGAAAACGCCGGTTTACGGGTAGTAGAATCCATCCGGCGCCACTTCCAGGACCAGGTGGCCGGCCGCCGGGTCTTAATCTTTTGCGGCAAGGGCAACAACGGCGGCGACGGCCTGGTAGTCGCCCGCCATCTTCTGAACCAGGGCGCCGAGGTTAAGGTCTTTCTCCTGGCCCGGCCGGAGGACCTGCGAGGCGACGCCCGGACCAACCTGGAGATCTACCAGAAGATGGGCGGTAAATTGCTGCTCCTCCTAGGGGAAAGCCACCTGCAACGGGCCGATATTGCCTTGCTTTATGCCGACCTGGTGGTGGATGCCATCTTTGGTACGGGCTTTAAAGGGGCGGCCCTGGGCCTGCCGGCAGCCGTCATTAACATGATCAATAAAGCCCACCGGGAAACGGTGGCTGTAGACCTGCCCTCCGGCCTGGAGGCGGATACCGGGCGCTGCTTTGGCCCTTGTATCCAGGCCACCTGGACCGTTACCTTCGCCCTGCCCAAATGGGGCCTGGTCGTCGAACCGGGAGCCAGCCTGACCGGGCGCCTGGAGGTCGCGGACATCGGCATACCCCAGAAGTTGGTCGCCAGCCAGCATCTCAACCGTCTCCTCCTAACACCGGCCTGGTGCCGGGCCCGCCTGCCCCGGCGCGACGCCAGCGGCCACAAGGGCCTATACGGCCGGGTCCTGGCCGTAGGCGGTTCGCCGGGCCTTACCGGTGCCATTACCCTGGCGGCTACGGCCGCTTTAAAGGCCGGGGCCGGTCTGGTAACGGCTGCCGTCCCCCGTGGGGTTCAGGGTATCCTGGCCATGAAAACTACCGAGGTCATGACCCTCGCCCTGCCGGAAACACCCGGCGGCACCTTGAGCCGCGACGCCCTGGCCCCCCTCCTGGAACGGGTGGCCGCCAGCGATGTCCTGGCCCTGGGGCCGGGCCTTTCCCGGGATCCGGCCACGGTAGACCTGGTTAAGGAATTGCTTCCCCGGCTGGAGATACCGGCGGTAGTGGATGCCGACGCCCTTAACGCCCTGGCCATCGATACCAGTGTCCTGGAGGGCAAACACGGCCCCCTGGTCCTGACCCCCCACCCGGGGGAGATGGCCCGCCTGCTAGGAACCACGACTGCCAAGATCCAGGAGGACCGCCTGGAAACGGCCGCCCAGTACGCCCGGAAGTGGCAAGTGGTCCTCCTGCTAAAGGGGGCCCGGACTGTTATCGCCCGGCCGGACGGCCAGGTATATATCAACCCCACCGGGAACCCCGGTATGGCTACCGCCGGGAGCGGAGACGTCCTGACGGGGATTATTGCCGGCCTGATGGGCCAGGGCCTGGAGCCCGGGGTGGCCGCCGCCCTGGGGGCTTACCTCCATGGGGCCGCCGGGGATCTGGCAGCCGCAGAGCGGGGCCAGTATTCCCTGATGGCCGGGGACCTGCTGGAGTTTTTACCCCGGGCCCTGCTTGAACTGCAATAA
- a CDS encoding histidine kinase, whose protein sequence is MHRKNYLLFAALAAGEILTAALLFQVPPFLAILAFGIFNALGAGLVKSFQGPPCSLSQPPEEEDTSFSNDSIFASTMQIANQTLPVLRGGLNETTAAKTAEIIQDLTQVPAIAITDRERVLTFLGVGCDQHQAGDRILTEATKEVIATGRMKVVNTPQGLCCPRYGMGCNCPLKSAVIVPLKCREEIVGALKLYQTKEGLFQPEIVRLAAGLANLLSLQIELSELDRQRQLLTEARLEALNAQINPHFFFNTLNTIISFSRTDPDRARRLLIRLANLFRQTLNRHGSLTTLREELECVRTYLVLEKARFGNKFRYLQDVPPELMDYHIPVLSLQPLVENAVNHGLLPKEGPGTVKVSGRLRDGELHLAVKDDGTGIPTEKVSLVMQPGYGSGNGVGLSNVNLRFQSLYGQDYGLRLTSQAGQGTTVFLRVPVLKAATVEETPAKELLANDV, encoded by the coding sequence ATGCACCGTAAAAACTACTTGCTTTTTGCTGCCCTGGCTGCAGGCGAAATCCTGACTGCCGCCCTTTTATTCCAGGTACCGCCCTTCCTGGCCATCCTTGCTTTTGGGATTTTCAACGCCCTGGGGGCGGGACTGGTAAAGTCCTTCCAGGGACCACCCTGTTCTTTATCCCAGCCCCCGGAGGAGGAAGATACCAGCTTTAGCAACGACAGTATCTTTGCCTCTACCATGCAAATAGCCAACCAGACCCTGCCGGTCCTGCGCGGCGGTTTGAATGAAACTACCGCCGCCAAGACGGCCGAGATAATCCAGGACCTCACCCAGGTGCCGGCCATAGCCATTACCGACCGGGAGCGGGTCCTGACCTTTCTGGGTGTGGGTTGTGACCAGCACCAGGCCGGCGACCGGATACTCACCGAAGCCACCAAAGAGGTTATTGCCACCGGCCGGATGAAGGTGGTCAACACCCCCCAGGGCCTGTGCTGCCCCCGGTATGGTATGGGCTGCAACTGCCCCTTGAAATCGGCGGTCATCGTTCCATTAAAATGCCGGGAGGAGATTGTCGGCGCCCTGAAGCTCTACCAAACGAAAGAGGGTCTCTTCCAGCCGGAGATCGTTCGCCTGGCCGCCGGCCTGGCCAATCTGTTGAGCCTGCAAATCGAGCTCTCAGAGCTGGACCGCCAGCGCCAGCTCCTCACCGAAGCCCGGCTGGAGGCCCTCAACGCCCAGATCAACCCCCATTTCTTCTTTAATACCCTGAACACTATCATCAGCTTCAGCCGCACAGACCCGGACCGGGCCCGGCGCCTGCTCATTCGCCTGGCCAACCTCTTCCGGCAAACCCTGAACCGCCATGGCAGTTTGACCACCCTGCGAGAGGAGTTAGAGTGCGTCCGTACCTACCTGGTCCTGGAAAAAGCCCGTTTTGGCAACAAGTTCCGCTACCTGCAGGACGTACCGCCGGAACTCATGGATTACCATATCCCCGTCCTCAGCCTGCAGCCCCTGGTGGAGAATGCTGTTAATCACGGCCTGTTGCCCAAGGAAGGACCGGGTACGGTCAAGGTCTCCGGGCGCCTGAGGGACGGTGAACTCCACCTGGCCGTCAAGGATGACGGTACCGGCATTCCGACCGAAAAGGTAAGCCTGGTCATGCAACCGGGTTACGGATCAGGTAACGGGGTGGGCCTCAGCAATGTCAACCTGCGTTTCCAGAGCCTGTATGGCCAGGATTACGGCCTGCGCCTGACCAGCCAGGCCGGCCAGGGAACCACCGTCTTCTTGAGGGTACCGGTCCTGAAGGCAGCCACGGTCGAAGAAACCCCGGCAAAGGAGCTGCTGGCCAATGACGTTTAA
- the acs gene encoding acetate--CoA ligase, producing MGQDTRTIDALLKENRSFPPPPAFTAAANARDGELYREGENSEEFWAREAARLHWFRRWDRVLEWDYPLAWWFNGGTLNASYNCLDRHVETWRRNKAAIIWEGEPGDSVVLTYRDLYREVNKFAAVLRSLGVKRDDRVTIYLPMIPELPIAMLACARIGAVHNVVFGGFSAAALRDRINDIGAKVLITADGGYRKGRVVALKESADTALAGTPSIERVVVAKRTGERVNLQPGRDLWWHELMAAAPLYTPPEHMEAEDPLFILHTSGTTGKPKGVVHTTGGYLVGTTATSHYIFDLKDEDVYWCTADIGWITGHSYVVYGPLANGATVLMYEGSPDYPRPDRYWQIIEKYGVTVFYTAPTAIRSFMRSGPAYPARHDLSSLRLLGSVGEPINPEAWMWYYNYIGHHRCPIVDTWWQTETGMILISPLPGLTPLKPGSACRPFPGIDAAIVDEKGEPVPPGQGGYLVIKKPWPAMMRTIFGDPDRYVNQYWNRIPGYYFTGDGARQDEDGYFWLLGRVDDVINVSGHRIGTMEVESALVDHQQVAEAAVISREHEIKGQAIVAFVTLKDDVPATPELARELREHVAQKIGALARPEEIFFTAELPKTRSGKIMRRLLRDIAEGRALGDISTLADPATVAKLKTAYAEEA from the coding sequence ATGGGTCAAGACACCCGGACCATTGACGCTTTATTGAAGGAAAATCGTTCCTTCCCGCCCCCGCCGGCCTTTACGGCGGCAGCCAACGCCAGGGATGGCGAGCTCTACCGGGAAGGTGAAAACAGCGAGGAGTTCTGGGCCCGGGAGGCCGCTCGGCTCCACTGGTTCCGCCGCTGGGACCGGGTGCTGGAGTGGGATTACCCCCTGGCCTGGTGGTTTAACGGCGGTACCCTCAATGCTTCATATAATTGCCTGGACCGCCACGTTGAAACATGGCGCCGCAATAAGGCGGCCATTATCTGGGAGGGGGAACCGGGGGATTCCGTCGTCCTGACCTATCGCGACCTCTACCGGGAGGTCAACAAGTTTGCGGCCGTCCTGCGTTCCCTGGGGGTTAAGCGGGACGACCGGGTGACTATTTATCTGCCCATGATCCCGGAACTGCCCATCGCCATGCTGGCTTGCGCCCGGATCGGTGCCGTCCATAATGTGGTCTTCGGCGGCTTCAGCGCTGCCGCCCTGCGGGACCGGATTAACGACATCGGCGCCAAAGTCCTCATAACCGCCGATGGGGGTTACCGTAAAGGCCGGGTCGTAGCTTTAAAAGAGAGTGCCGATACCGCCCTGGCCGGCACGCCCAGCATCGAGCGGGTCGTCGTCGCCAAGCGTACCGGTGAGAGGGTCAATTTGCAGCCCGGTCGCGACCTCTGGTGGCACGAGCTCATGGCCGCAGCCCCCCTGTATACGCCCCCGGAACACATGGAGGCCGAGGACCCCCTCTTTATTCTCCATACCAGCGGCACCACCGGCAAACCCAAGGGCGTGGTCCATACCACCGGCGGTTACCTGGTGGGTACGACTGCGACTTCCCATTATATTTTTGATCTGAAAGATGAGGATGTCTACTGGTGTACCGCCGATATCGGCTGGATCACCGGCCATAGCTACGTCGTTTATGGTCCCCTGGCCAACGGGGCGACGGTGCTGATGTATGAAGGCAGCCCCGACTATCCCCGGCCGGACCGCTACTGGCAGATCATTGAAAAATACGGCGTCACCGTCTTTTATACCGCTCCCACGGCCATCCGCTCCTTTATGCGCTCCGGGCCTGCCTATCCGGCCCGGCACGACCTCTCCTCCCTGCGGCTCCTGGGAAGCGTCGGTGAGCCTATCAACCCGGAGGCCTGGATGTGGTACTATAACTACATCGGCCACCACCGCTGCCCCATTGTCGACACCTGGTGGCAGACGGAGACGGGGATGATCCTCATCAGCCCCCTGCCGGGATTGACCCCTTTAAAACCCGGCTCGGCCTGCCGGCCCTTCCCGGGGATTGATGCCGCCATTGTTGACGAGAAGGGCGAACCCGTTCCCCCGGGCCAGGGCGGTTACCTGGTGATTAAAAAACCCTGGCCGGCCATGATGCGCACCATCTTCGGCGACCCCGACCGTTATGTCAACCAGTACTGGAACCGCATCCCCGGTTACTACTTCACCGGTGACGGCGCCCGCCAGGATGAAGACGGCTATTTCTGGCTCCTGGGCCGGGTGGACGATGTCATCAACGTTTCCGGCCACCGCATCGGCACCATGGAGGTCGAAAGCGCCCTGGTAGACCACCAGCAGGTGGCCGAGGCCGCCGTAATCAGCCGGGAACACGAGATCAAGGGGCAGGCCATCGTCGCCTTTGTCACCCTGAAGGACGACGTCCCGGCCACCCCGGAACTGGCCCGGGAGCTCCGGGAACATGTGGCGCAAAAAATCGGCGCCCTGGCCCGGCCGGAAGAGATCTTCTTCACCGCCGAACTGCCCAAGACCCGCAGTGGCAAGATTATGCGTCGTCTCCTGCGGGACATCGCCGAGGGCCGTGCCTTAGGCGATATCTCCACCCTGGCCGACCCGGCTACAGTTGCCAAACTGAAAACCGCCTACGCTGAAGAGGCCTGA